In Vreelandella piezotolerans, one genomic interval encodes:
- a CDS encoding M48 family metallopeptidase has translation MTAVDATQDEPPRVYQTRYGERTFSYHLCYLPEHKKATIRVHVHPNGMVQVDAPESAPLPEIKAAVQRRARWILKHLDDIEERNRYVQPRAWVSGESMLYLGRRYVLKVIDDPSQRKVTCKLIGGQLRVQGKELTTERTQKAVRQWYRDRAIDVFQRRLTMLVETLPWTKTVPDWRMIDMQTQWGSCSPEGAVLLNPHLIKANTRAIDYVLLHELCHLVEHNHSPRFYALLDRFMPEWRSVKERLDGQAEQLLGGR, from the coding sequence ATGACCGCTGTGGATGCCACGCAGGACGAACCACCACGCGTGTATCAAACGCGTTACGGTGAGCGAACGTTCAGCTACCACCTGTGCTATCTGCCCGAGCATAAAAAAGCCACGATACGGGTGCATGTTCACCCCAACGGCATGGTGCAGGTGGATGCACCCGAATCGGCACCGCTGCCCGAGATCAAAGCAGCGGTGCAGCGTCGGGCGAGATGGATACTCAAGCACCTGGATGACATTGAAGAACGCAACCGCTACGTGCAACCAAGAGCGTGGGTCAGCGGCGAGAGCATGCTCTACCTGGGGCGTAGATACGTACTCAAGGTAATCGACGATCCCAGCCAGCGGAAGGTCACCTGCAAGCTCATTGGTGGCCAGCTGCGGGTGCAAGGCAAAGAGCTGACCACTGAGCGCACTCAAAAGGCAGTACGCCAGTGGTACCGCGACAGAGCGATAGACGTGTTTCAACGCCGCCTAACGATGCTGGTCGAGACGTTGCCATGGACAAAAACCGTACCCGATTGGCGCATGATCGACATGCAAACCCAATGGGGCAGCTGCTCTCCCGAAGGTGCCGTGCTACTCAACCCACACCTGATTAAAGCCAACACGCGAGCCATCGACTACGTGCTGCTTCATGAACTGTGCCACTTGGTAGAACACAACCACAGCCCGCGCTTCTATGCACTGCTGGATAGGTTTATGCCCGAATGGCGGTCTGTGAAGGAGCGGTTGGATGGGCAGGCGGAGCAGCTTTTAGGTGGTAGGTGA